A region from the candidate division WOR-3 bacterium genome encodes:
- a CDS encoding 4-hydroxy-tetrahydrodipicolinate synthase, whose translation MFEFCTVAMITPFMNGKLDRDGIKKNVDFYICKGVQGILIAGTTGESPTLNDDEYEILTNEVVESAKKRVKIMLNVGTNSTAKSLKNLSFANSAGVDGVLAITPYYNKPNYSGMKDHFVSIAEETDLPVYIYNVPSRTGINIDVGLVAELRKMNRNIAGIKEASGNIDRISEMTGKIDSDFEILSGDDGLTLPSMSVGAKGVISVSANVIPSEVSRMTRSFAERDTETARIIHIKYFELTKLLFVETNPVPVKTAMRMMGLPSGELRLPLGEMSESHKVLLRNELEKLDLL comes from the coding sequence ATGTTTGAATTCTGCACAGTGGCTATGATCACTCCTTTCATGAACGGTAAACTCGACAGGGACGGTATAAAGAAAAATGTCGATTTTTACATCTGCAAAGGAGTGCAGGGCATTCTTATAGCGGGTACGACAGGCGAGTCTCCTACTCTCAACGACGATGAATACGAAATCCTCACGAATGAAGTCGTCGAATCCGCAAAGAAAAGGGTGAAAATCATGCTTAATGTGGGAACGAATTCGACGGCGAAATCCCTGAAAAATCTGTCGTTTGCGAATTCAGCTGGTGTCGACGGAGTTCTCGCCATCACTCCGTATTACAACAAACCGAATTATTCCGGTATGAAAGATCACTTCGTCAGTATAGCAGAAGAAACCGATTTGCCGGTATACATTTACAACGTACCTTCGAGAACAGGAATAAACATAGACGTCGGACTTGTCGCAGAACTGAGAAAAATGAACAGGAACATAGCCGGCATCAAAGAAGCTTCCGGAAACATTGACAGAATCTCTGAAATGACCGGTAAAATAGACTCAGATTTCGAAATACTGTCTGGAGACGACGGCCTGACTTTACCTTCCATGTCTGTTGGAGCTAAAGGCGTGATATCAGTGAGCGCCAATGTAATTCCCTCCGAAGTTTCCAGAATGACCCGCTCTTTCGCTGAAAGAGACACTGAAACTGCTAGAATCATTCACATCAAATATTTCGAACTCACAAAACTGCTTTTTGTAGAGACAAATCCGGTTCCCGTGAAGACGGCCATGAGGATGATGGGTTTGCCTTCGGGAGAGCTTAGACTTCCTCTTGGTGAAATGTCCGAATCCCACAAGGTTTTACTGAGGAACGAACTTGAAAAACTTGACCTTTTATGA
- a CDS encoding radical SAM protein produces the protein MKKGSLGETTAELERILEKCELCPRKCGVNRLKGEKGFCRSGNKALISSYGPHFGEEPFISGKNGSGTVFFANCTMRCVYCQNYQISQNYSDSASRSVDVSLAEIMLSLQHTGCENINLVTPTHYLPQISASILTAAEKGLILPLVYNCGGYENPDVIKLLEGIIDIYMPDVKYYDESLAQKYSGAPFYFENAIKSLEVMIEQTGNFTAGKNGKGARGVVLRHLVLPGNSSDSKNILSSVKEIIGVNICLSIMSQYYPCNVAGLYPELNRTLGKDEYSEVVDFACDLGFDNVFAQDLNESPYIYKPDFRKDKPFET, from the coding sequence ATGAAAAAAGGTTCTCTGGGTGAAACAACCGCCGAGTTAGAAAGAATACTCGAAAAATGCGAACTTTGTCCCAGAAAATGCGGTGTCAACAGGCTCAAGGGTGAAAAAGGATTCTGCAGGTCGGGAAACAAAGCTTTGATCTCCTCTTACGGGCCTCATTTCGGAGAAGAACCGTTTATCAGCGGGAAAAACGGTTCCGGGACCGTATTTTTCGCAAACTGCACTATGCGATGTGTTTATTGCCAAAACTATCAGATAAGTCAGAATTATTCCGATAGTGCGTCTCGATCAGTCGATGTATCTTTGGCTGAAATCATGCTTTCCCTTCAGCACACCGGCTGTGAAAACATCAATCTGGTAACTCCCACTCATTATTTACCTCAGATATCCGCTTCAATCTTAACCGCAGCCGAAAAGGGACTGATTCTGCCTCTGGTTTATAACTGCGGAGGTTATGAGAATCCTGACGTCATAAAACTTCTTGAGGGGATAATTGACATTTACATGCCCGACGTGAAATATTACGACGAATCACTGGCACAAAAATACTCCGGCGCACCCTTCTATTTTGAAAACGCGATTAAATCGCTCGAAGTAATGATAGAACAGACAGGCAATTTCACTGCAGGAAAGAACGGAAAGGGCGCCAGGGGAGTTGTCTTGAGACATCTGGTCCTTCCGGGAAATTCAAGTGACAGTAAAAATATTCTGTCATCAGTGAAAGAAATAATTGGTGTAAATATCTGTCTCAGCATCATGTCACAGTACTATCCCTGCAATGTCGCAGGGCTGTATCCTGAACTTAACAGAACGCTGGGAAAAGACGAATATTCCGAGGTCGTGGATTTTGCCTGCGATCTGGGTTTTGATAATGTCTTCGCTCAGGATTTGAACGAATCTCCTTATATTTATAAACCGGACTTCAGGAAAGACAAGCCTTTTGAAACATGA
- a CDS encoding DUF1858 domain-containing protein → MSDVITPDTKLTEVIQKYPETLEVFHKYNLHCLGCVLAAGESLKDGLLAHGLDVDQIVKEMNELISVKEK, encoded by the coding sequence ATGTCTGATGTCATCACGCCCGATACAAAACTAACCGAAGTAATTCAAAAATATCCTGAAACTCTCGAAGTTTTTCATAAGTACAACCTCCATTGCCTTGGCTGTGTTCTGGCGGCAGGAGAATCTCTGAAAGACGGCCTTTTGGCTCACGGGCTCGACGTAGATCAGATAGTTAAGGAAATGAACGAATTAATTTCAGTCAAAGAGAAGTGA
- the xth gene encoding exodeoxyribonuclease III yields MKIASWNVNSLKMRAEYLHIWLEKNDVDIILLQEIKTTDDKFPVSFFQEVGYRSYYYGQKSYNGVAILSKMTLENVVKGLDGYLEEEKRFISAQLGDFVFASVYVPNGKSPEDPAFKIKLSFLEKLKNHLVGIPKPNTVVGGDFNVAVRDIDVWDPVYLDGSICFHSSERQRMQAILDSGFVDSFAKTHPDKQSFSWWDYRDGAFHKNHGMRLDYILVSENLSDRIVSSSIDRESRKKAGELKPSDHSPVLIEIRER; encoded by the coding sequence ATGAAAATCGCATCCTGGAATGTAAATTCGCTTAAAATGCGTGCCGAATACCTTCACATCTGGCTCGAAAAAAATGACGTCGATATCATCCTTCTTCAGGAGATAAAAACCACCGACGATAAATTTCCAGTCTCATTTTTTCAAGAAGTCGGCTACAGATCATATTATTACGGTCAGAAATCATACAACGGAGTGGCGATCCTTTCAAAAATGACTTTGGAAAATGTCGTCAAGGGGCTTGACGGATATCTTGAAGAAGAAAAAAGGTTCATATCAGCACAGTTAGGTGATTTTGTCTTTGCCAGCGTTTACGTCCCCAACGGTAAGTCTCCCGAAGACCCGGCTTTTAAAATTAAGCTCTCTTTTCTCGAAAAACTGAAAAACCATCTGGTAGGCATTCCCAAACCAAATACTGTAGTCGGAGGCGATTTCAACGTGGCTGTTCGGGACATTGACGTTTGGGATCCCGTTTACCTCGACGGCTCTATCTGTTTCCACAGTTCTGAAAGACAGAGAATGCAGGCTATTCTAGACAGCGGTTTTGTGGACTCTTTCGCGAAAACCCATCCCGACAAACAGTCATTCTCTTGGTGGGACTACCGCGACGGAGCTTTTCATAAGAATCACGGTATGAGGCTTGATTATATCCTTGTATCCGAAAACCTGTCCGATAGGATCGTCTCAAGTTCTATAGACAGGGAATCGAGGAAAAAAGCGGGAGAGTTGAAACCTTCGGATCACTCTCCCGTTCTGATTGAAATCAGGGAGCGATGA
- a CDS encoding LytR C-terminal domain-containing protein has product MKKNLPIVVLILLLSCSKPPKIRLQTENPYADYSQYPQDTVLVEILNGTGKDALGRYVADTLKSTRVLFNETLFIFDVIRIDNWYEPELDRSFVVDRKDSTGRNAKILCRASSISPPLVEIKKNCMHDVTIIVGPDYEKYFGCMDSFNKIW; this is encoded by the coding sequence GTGAAAAAAAATTTACCGATAGTTGTTTTAATCCTTTTGCTGTCCTGCAGCAAACCTCCGAAAATCAGGTTGCAAACTGAAAATCCGTACGCAGATTATTCTCAGTATCCGCAGGACACGGTGCTGGTTGAAATACTTAACGGAACAGGAAAAGACGCTCTCGGCAGATACGTCGCTGACACACTAAAATCCACAAGAGTGTTGTTCAACGAAACTTTATTCATATTCGACGTAATCAGGATTGACAATTGGTATGAACCCGAACTCGACAGATCATTCGTCGTCGATAGAAAAGATTCAACCGGCAGAAACGCTAAAATCCTTTGCCGGGCTTCCTCGATATCTCCTCCTCTCGTCGAGATAAAGAAAAACTGCATGCACGACGTCACTATTATCGTAGGGCCTGATTACGAAAAATATTTCGGATGTATGGATTCTTTCAACAAAATATGGTAA
- a CDS encoding endonuclease III, whose protein sequence is MKVESRISKIFERLSDLYPGAGCHLVYKEPHELLLSGILSAQTLDARVNSITPTLFRKYPSLVDLSKADIEFLEKLLKPVGMYKMKSRRLKDAASFIVKEFRGSIPEDMDELVKIPGVGRKTANLFIGEYLGKPAIIVDTHFIRVTARLGLVPEGLTPDEIEFELIKVIPAKIMTKFSFVIGDHGREICKARKPACGSCDISRYCCAVAQKLDCP, encoded by the coding sequence ATGAAAGTTGAATCGAGAATTTCAAAAATATTCGAGCGCCTGTCTGATTTGTATCCCGGAGCCGGTTGTCATCTTGTTTACAAGGAACCGCACGAACTGCTTCTTTCAGGCATACTCTCGGCGCAAACTCTCGACGCAAGGGTCAATTCAATTACACCTACGCTTTTCAGGAAATATCCCTCTCTTGTGGATTTGTCGAAGGCAGATATTGAGTTTCTTGAGAAACTGCTCAAGCCGGTAGGAATGTACAAGATGAAATCCAGAAGGCTGAAAGATGCAGCCTCATTCATTGTGAAAGAATTCAGAGGCTCAATTCCGGAGGATATGGATGAACTGGTTAAAATTCCCGGTGTGGGAAGGAAAACGGCCAATCTTTTCATCGGAGAATATCTCGGTAAACCCGCAATAATTGTAGACACGCACTTTATCAGAGTCACCGCCCGGTTGGGACTTGTGCCGGAAGGTCTTACTCCCGACGAAATAGAATTCGAGCTCATTAAAGTTATTCCGGCAAAGATTATGACAAAATTCTCGTTCGTAATCGGAGATCACGGAAGAGAAATTTGCAAAGCCAGAAAACCTGCTTGCGGAAGTTGCGATATATCAAGATACTGCTGTGCAGTCGCTCAAAAGCTCGATTGTCCTTAA
- a CDS encoding ABC transporter substrate-binding protein, producing the protein MKKKHLLTLGFSILLVLSCTTLRRDGTEESVYIEDLNRMAFEKYDLGEYSDAIIIFKQILASSPSDSTRQETEYMIALSSYMLGDLPGSEEILLGLTSSGDLPKKNRISALRLLSQIYSDEQAFKEAFVSILDMYDLIPNEDPYKVIAQNKINEISANLSSAELMGIYQAKRTLTLAPDILYFASKAAFSEGNQQESERIWDLLKKNHPDSPLATGSPPFLRRVNPRLVGVIMPLTGQHAQYSTEVINGVKLALRGSNMEILVYDSYGEASQAVQCAKKLIYEEGVIAIIGPLLSSASFEVAKICKEAGVPMLTPTATQEGIGEIGNYIFQLNKPETDEELYVLAQWAVETAGYRRLCVVGGEGYEDDLRKFSDYATNLNAEIAGSWTFPRGTSDYSRISSEIILEEPDAVFISSSVSEIVQLTPTLRFMGCKARFLGSSLWNNDEIVRYGEDAVVGSVFPGKGYYGTETLEFVNGYTEQYGREPSRVARLGYDSMKIILVAAQNRVFENSKQLGDAIISLRIYSGVSGQIALESGSHLSYKLLTIQRGRILPLNE; encoded by the coding sequence GTGAAAAAAAAACACCTGCTCACCTTGGGATTTTCGATTCTTCTCGTTTTGTCATGTACGACTTTGCGGAGAGACGGAACAGAAGAGTCAGTGTATATCGAAGATCTGAACAGGATGGCTTTTGAAAAATACGATCTCGGAGAATATTCCGACGCCATAATAATTTTTAAACAGATTCTGGCTTCCTCTCCTTCCGATTCCACAAGGCAGGAGACCGAATACATGATCGCCCTTAGCTCATACATGCTCGGAGACCTGCCCGGTTCGGAAGAAATACTGCTCGGGCTTACTTCTTCAGGCGATCTGCCCAAGAAAAACAGAATTTCCGCTCTGCGGCTTCTCTCTCAGATTTATTCTGACGAGCAGGCTTTCAAAGAGGCTTTTGTCTCGATACTTGACATGTACGATTTGATACCGAACGAAGATCCTTACAAGGTCATAGCGCAAAACAAAATAAACGAGATTTCGGCGAATCTGTCATCGGCAGAGTTAATGGGAATATACCAGGCAAAGAGAACCCTGACTCTCGCGCCGGACATTCTTTATTTCGCCTCCAAAGCCGCGTTCAGCGAGGGAAATCAGCAGGAATCGGAGAGAATATGGGATCTTTTAAAAAAAAATCACCCGGATTCTCCCCTGGCCACCGGAAGTCCGCCCTTCCTTCGCCGTGTCAATCCCAGGCTAGTCGGCGTAATAATGCCTCTGACTGGTCAACACGCTCAATACAGCACCGAGGTCATAAATGGCGTAAAACTTGCGCTCAGGGGCAGCAACATGGAAATTCTGGTGTACGATTCTTATGGAGAAGCCTCACAGGCGGTCCAATGCGCCAAAAAACTCATATACGAAGAAGGAGTCATTGCCATCATAGGTCCTTTGCTGTCTTCGGCTTCATTTGAAGTGGCGAAAATATGTAAAGAGGCGGGTGTTCCAATGTTGACTCCGACGGCGACTCAGGAAGGAATCGGTGAAATCGGTAATTATATTTTTCAACTTAACAAACCAGAAACGGATGAGGAACTTTATGTTTTGGCTCAATGGGCTGTGGAAACAGCGGGTTATAGAAGATTGTGCGTTGTTGGCGGAGAAGGTTACGAAGACGATTTGAGGAAATTTTCGGATTACGCTACAAATCTTAACGCAGAAATCGCCGGTTCCTGGACTTTCCCCAGAGGTACCAGTGATTATTCAAGAATTTCGTCTGAAATCATTTTAGAGGAACCAGACGCAGTTTTCATATCTTCGAGCGTGAGCGAAATCGTCCAACTTACACCGACGCTAAGATTCATGGGTTGCAAGGCCAGATTTCTGGGATCCTCTTTATGGAACAACGATGAAATAGTAAGGTACGGAGAGGATGCGGTAGTTGGATCGGTTTTCCCTGGAAAAGGTTATTACGGCACGGAAACTCTTGAATTCGTAAACGGGTACACCGAACAATACGGGAGAGAACCCAGTCGCGTTGCAAGATTGGGTTACGATTCAATGAAAATCATTCTTGTCGCCGCCCAGAACAGAGTTTTTGAGAATTCCAAACAATTGGGAGATGCAATAATCTCTTTGAGGATTTATTCCGGCGTATCAGGGCAGATAGCCCTCGAATCCGGAAGCCACCTCAGCTATAAATTACTGACGATACAGAGAGGGCGCATTCTTCCGTTAAACGAGTGA
- the ftcD gene encoding glutamate formimidoyltransferase, translated as MNLIECVPNFSEGRDKSKIGLITKEIEKTKGAVLLDVDPGPDTNRTVVTFVGTPESVMEAAFAAIKKASELIDMTNHTGAHPRMGATDVCPLIPVSGVTAEECVALSERLAEKVGTELGIPVYMYERSATRPERRLLADVRKGEYEALEEKMKDEFWKPDYGPFSFNPKSGATVIGVRDFLIAYNINLNTTDTKIPKDIGKTISDSGRFKKKTNGSFEVDENGEKIKIPGTLKACKATGWYLPDFNVAQVTMNLTDYHTTGIHTAFEEVRRQADIRGALVTGSEIVGLVPLEALKETGRFYLSKQGKCSAVPEKKTVEAAVMSLGLSSLYKFEPEKKIIDYVVGAKRSGTLASMTVYNFIDEVSSDSVAPGGGSVSALLGSLASALTAMVSNLTFSHKDFTEHRDIMETTALKTHDLKEELAELIDKDTEAFNMIIQARRLPKKTEEEKLKRSEAMESANKIAAEVPLRTCACAVKVLCQLDSIAPKINPNSISDAGVAALSAMAAAEGAFLNVLINLSEIQDDHFSTKVREEAEKMMGEAAKLKENIMNTVYGIVGRD; from the coding sequence ATGAACCTGATAGAATGCGTCCCAAATTTCAGTGAAGGCAGAGACAAGTCAAAAATCGGACTGATCACCAAAGAAATAGAAAAAACAAAAGGGGCGGTACTTCTCGATGTAGACCCCGGACCGGACACTAACAGGACAGTTGTGACATTTGTAGGAACTCCGGAATCAGTTATGGAAGCTGCTTTTGCGGCAATAAAGAAGGCTTCCGAGTTAATTGACATGACCAATCATACCGGAGCTCATCCGAGAATGGGGGCTACTGATGTTTGTCCTCTCATTCCTGTGTCCGGCGTTACAGCTGAAGAATGCGTCGCGCTTTCGGAAAGATTGGCTGAAAAAGTTGGAACCGAACTTGGAATCCCGGTTTATATGTACGAAAGATCAGCCACGCGTCCTGAAAGAAGACTCCTCGCCGACGTACGTAAGGGCGAATACGAAGCTCTCGAGGAAAAAATGAAAGACGAATTTTGGAAACCCGATTACGGACCTTTTTCTTTCAATCCAAAATCCGGCGCAACTGTCATAGGAGTCAGAGATTTCCTTATAGCATACAACATTAATCTGAACACGACGGACACAAAAATCCCGAAAGACATCGGCAAAACCATAAGCGATTCCGGAAGATTCAAAAAGAAAACGAACGGGAGTTTTGAAGTCGACGAAAACGGAGAAAAAATAAAAATTCCGGGAACTTTGAAAGCGTGCAAAGCCACAGGCTGGTATTTGCCCGACTTCAACGTTGCTCAGGTGACAATGAACCTTACAGATTACCATACGACCGGAATTCACACTGCGTTCGAAGAGGTAAGAAGGCAGGCAGACATCCGCGGCGCGCTTGTGACGGGAAGTGAGATCGTCGGATTGGTGCCTCTTGAAGCCTTAAAAGAAACGGGACGTTTCTATCTCTCGAAACAGGGTAAATGCTCTGCGGTGCCGGAAAAAAAAACCGTAGAAGCAGCCGTCATGTCTCTCGGGCTTTCTTCGCTTTATAAATTCGAACCCGAAAAGAAGATAATTGATTATGTGGTAGGAGCCAAAAGGTCGGGAACGCTCGCTTCTATGACTGTTTATAATTTTATAGACGAAGTGTCCTCCGATTCTGTTGCTCCGGGAGGTGGAAGCGTGAGCGCTCTTCTCGGTTCTCTTGCTTCGGCTTTGACGGCCATGGTTTCAAATCTGACTTTCAGTCACAAGGATTTCACCGAGCACAGGGATATAATGGAAACGACAGCTTTGAAGACTCACGATTTAAAAGAAGAATTGGCTGAACTCATAGACAAAGACACGGAAGCTTTCAACATGATAATTCAAGCGAGAAGATTGCCTAAAAAAACAGAAGAAGAGAAACTGAAAAGGTCGGAAGCCATGGAGTCAGCGAATAAAATCGCGGCAGAGGTGCCTCTCAGAACATGCGCGTGCGCTGTAAAAGTCCTCTGTCAGCTTGACAGTATAGCTCCGAAAATCAATCCGAACAGCATCTCGGACGCCGGTGTCGCTGCCCTTTCAGCCATGGCTGCTGCCGAAGGAGCTTTTCTTAACGTTTTGATCAATCTTTCGGAAATCCAAGATGATCATTTTTCAACGAAAGTCAGAGAAGAAGCTGAAAAGATGATGGGCGAAGCCGCAAAATTAAAAGAAAACATCATGAATACAGTTTACGGGATAGTCGGGAGAGATTGA
- a CDS encoding aspartate kinase, producing the protein MSGIIVQKFGGTTVGSPEKIKLVAREISDMVDKGYKVTAVVSAMGDQTDDLITLARSVTENPDARELDMLVTVGERISISLLSMALNSLGKDAISFTGSQAGVITDCNHCEARILRITPGRILEALNSGKIAIIAGFQGVSEKKEITTLGRGGSDTSAVALACVLGADFCDIFTDVDGVFCSDPRILPKTKLIEHICYDEMMEMASLGAKVVHPRAVEIASRYDLEVRIRNMENYFKKDFGGKLTQIKNAPMSLEAVTVKGLTIDHEVTLISASFNDDLCLSFLHSLSENNVPVRNFLYESKDGSFLLEVLISSNYFEKAKKTAQTYGCCRFESWDNYSMISLVGTGSGNSPEVMEKLSSILIKNGSVLKMLSASEVKVSFLLEENKAAAVLKELASEFGLFEED; encoded by the coding sequence ATGAGCGGAATTATAGTACAGAAATTCGGCGGGACAACTGTCGGCAGTCCTGAAAAAATTAAACTCGTAGCCCGCGAAATTTCAGACATGGTCGACAAAGGATATAAAGTAACGGCAGTGGTTTCGGCCATGGGAGACCAAACTGATGATTTAATCACTTTAGCCCGTTCTGTTACAGAAAATCCGGACGCGAGAGAATTAGACATGCTCGTCACTGTCGGAGAAAGAATTTCAATTTCGCTTTTGTCCATGGCTCTGAATAGTCTCGGCAAAGATGCTATTTCTTTCACCGGGAGCCAAGCGGGTGTAATAACTGACTGCAATCACTGCGAAGCCAGAATTCTCAGGATAACTCCGGGAAGAATCCTCGAGGCCTTGAATTCCGGTAAAATTGCCATAATCGCGGGTTTTCAGGGCGTCAGTGAAAAAAAAGAGATCACTACACTCGGAAGAGGTGGATCGGACACTTCCGCGGTCGCTCTTGCGTGCGTGCTGGGAGCGGATTTCTGTGATATTTTCACAGATGTGGATGGTGTTTTCTGCTCAGATCCGAGAATACTGCCCAAAACAAAACTTATCGAACATATTTGCTATGATGAAATGATGGAAATGGCTTCGCTGGGAGCGAAAGTAGTCCACCCCAGGGCGGTCGAAATAGCATCCCGATACGATCTCGAAGTCAGAATCCGGAACATGGAGAATTATTTCAAAAAAGACTTCGGAGGTAAATTGACTCAAATAAAAAATGCCCCTATGTCCCTCGAAGCTGTCACCGTGAAAGGTTTGACGATAGATCACGAAGTGACTCTGATATCCGCCTCATTTAATGACGACCTCTGTCTTTCCTTCCTTCACTCCCTTTCTGAAAATAATGTGCCTGTCAGGAATTTCTTATATGAAAGCAAAGACGGATCGTTTTTACTTGAAGTCCTTATAAGCTCGAATTATTTTGAAAAAGCAAAAAAGACGGCACAAACATACGGATGCTGCAGATTCGAATCGTGGGACAATTACTCGATGATAAGCCTCGTGGGAACCGGCAGCGGTAACTCCCCCGAAGTAATGGAAAAACTCAGTTCCATACTTATAAAGAACGGTTCAGTCCTTAAAATGCTGTCGGCATCAGAAGTAAAAGTAAGCTTTTTGCTTGAAGAAAACAAGGCCGCCGCCGTGCTAAAAGAACTCGCTTCAGAATTCGGTCTTTTCGAAGAAGATTGA